CTAGGTAGCCAGCGGGTGTATTTTGACTGGTACATTCCAGCCATATCGTGTCTTTTGCCATGGGTACACACACAAATACATGATTAAATGTATCCTCGGGGAAGTCTTCGAAGAAATATGGAGTAATATCACCCGCATGAATCAATGTTGGATATGCCTTAATATTTTGACTTTTTAACAAAGCTATGGTGTAATTTGAAAGGGCTTTACAGTCGCCATATCCTTTTTTTGCCACATCTTCAGCTTTCATGGATTGCCAACCACCAATATCCAGATTTATAGCAAAATATCGGGTGTGAGACTGCATAAATTCATAAATCTTACTGACTTTTTTGTGTGTATCTTTCTCATTACCAATATATTCTTTAAGTTTAGTAATAGTTTCCTGAGGGAGAAAATCACGGCCCTGATTGAGTTTTAAATAGAAATTTCCCACATCATTCCAAGTATTGAAAATGCCTCTATATTCTGCCATTTTAAATTTTGAAGGTGATAAAATCACATAAGGATTATTTTCACGAAACACAAATTCTTCACTTTTTTGAGGAGGGAAGTTTTTCAGATTCCAGATTTCTACCCTGTATTTTTCGTCTTTCTGAACATTTGAACTAATTAGATTTTCTTTTTTTCTATAAAATCCGTTTTCAGTTGATTTTATAATAAGAGAAGAACTTTCAATACCAGTTAAGTCGTATTTTATGGGAGTCCAATTTGGATATAAAAAAGTATTAGTGTTTTCTAGTTCATAACTAAACTCAATTGTATAGGGATAGCTATATTTTTTTTTATCAAAGGCGGCAATTTTCACTCTTGAATCATCGACCTCAAGGGCGTAGGTGTAAGTTGCATAATCGGAAATCTCGCTGTGCTTGAGTTTTTTTAAGCTTTCTCCAAAGGCATCATATATTGTACCTTCAATTTTTTTAACTTTGGAATATTTATCATAATATGCCTGAAATACTGCAAAGTTTTCTTCACCTTTTTCATTAAAAATAGTTACTGCCCAGTTTTTTTCAATCGTAAATTTTGAATCTGATTCAACAGTTAAAATGGTATTGTCAAATCTTACCACAGCATCTGCATTTTCTTTTAAATGGGCTGGTATTTTACTGGCAGCCAGGTTGTTTTGTCCAAATATTGTATTTGATGCTGATAAAATAAAGAGAAATATTATCAAGAGATTTAGTTTCATTTTTGTTTTCATTTTTATGGTGAATAGCATTATTGTTCTTTTTTCAATACCAACTGTTCTGCATGTTTTTGAACGATTCTGTTATAAAATTCTTTCAAATCATGGTATTGTGCAGAGGAATATGAAGAGTTTTTTAAGGTCAGCTTACTTACAACCGTATATGTATTATTTGCCTGATCATACACCGAATTAAAAGTAAATAAAGCAGACTTGTCGGGGTTAGAAAGTGCAACATTACCTGGTTTTGACTCAATTTTATAGCCTTTTGGAAGATGTATTGTGTTTTTTACCATCTTTTCAGATGGATAACCATAATCAACCGGATACAATCTGTTTTCTTCTTTAAAAGGATTTTCTTTGATTTGGTCAAAAGTTATTGGACTGATATAGATAAAATCTTCATCATTAAGCCCTTCTTCGGCCTTTAGTTCACAAGTGACCAAAGCGATATTTTCCGGATTATCAAAATCTTTCAGATTAATGTTAGAAACCTGGTATCCTGTTAATCCGTTTTTTACATTTTCAATATATTTTTCTTTTCCCAGAGATTTTAAGGAATTTCTATGACTATAACCTGAATATCCTGAGTGTGAAAGTTCATATTTTCCAGAAATTTCTCCCTTTTCAGTATCGAAAATCAAATCGGTTGACAAAAAATATCTGTATTTTTCGGCAGGAGTTAAAACAATAAATTTCCCGCCATTGCCATTGATTTCGAAGCCATCACCATTGAGGCAATTATATGGAAGCATTCCAAATTTGACATGGTCGTCGCTGATATCCAACACAACCGATTTGTCAGGGAGCTCAACTTTACAAACCACATAATTTAATTTATCAAGTAATGGAATGTGCTGGAAAATTTTACCATTGTCACGCGTACTGAGTAACACAGGAGTTGCATTATAATTAAGTTCCTTCAATAATGCCACCAACATAATATTGAGTTCGTTAGGCTTTCCTTTTTTGTTTTCAAATACTTTTTTAAGGTCACTCACAAACAAGTTACCATTGTTTTCGTCGGCATCCATTTGTCGTGACATATATTCATAAACTTTCATCAGCCTTTCATTTGGGTCCTGAATTACCTCAAATTTTTTAACCAAATCTTTCAAATAATTGGCTTTTTTATATTTCATTCCGAAGTTTTCATGTAAAAACATGGTCCTGTCTATGTCACTCCAGGTGGTAGAATAGTTTTTAAAAGGTTGACCAGGAAGAGATACGCTCGTGAGTTCAAATTCAATTTTGGAAAGATAATCTTCATCGGTACTTATAAAAGATTCGTCTTTAAAAGCAGGTGCGTTGGTCATTGTAAATTTATAGTTCAAGCCGAAACAATCTAATTGTGTATG
The sequence above is a segment of the Cytophagaceae bacterium genome. Coding sequences within it:
- a CDS encoding DUF3857 domain-containing protein, which encodes MKLNLLIIFLFILSASNTIFGQNNLAASKIPAHLKENADAVVRFDNTILTVESDSKFTIEKNWAVTIFNEKGEENFAVFQAYYDKYSKVKKIEGTIYDAFGESLKKLKHSEISDYATYTYALEVDDSRVKIAAFDKKKYSYPYTIEFSYELENTNTFLYPNWTPIKYDLTGIESSSLIIKSTENGFYRKKENLISSNVQKDEKYRVEIWNLKNFPPQKSEEFVFRENNPYVILSPSKFKMAEYRGIFNTWNDVGNFYLKLNQGRDFLPQETITKLKEYIGNEKDTHKKVSKIYEFMQSHTRYFAINLDIGGWQSMKAEDVAKKGYGDCKALSNYTIALLKSQNIKAYPTLIHAGDITPYFFEDFPEDTFNHVFVCVPMAKDTIWLECTSQNTPAGYLGDHTGNRKGLLIKENTSEIVNTIHYKPEENLQSRKAEINMDENGNIYAKYQAEYSGIQQESRFNLLLNSTPSEQKEWVIKKINLANSVISDPRFESVKATIPLIKEKFDVNITKYGSLSGPRLFLKPNIFSKFISNIPEKADRKHELYLDPNVFTFKDSDEMTFTIPANFKVESMPKEAKLTQSFGTYIISFLMNENKLTMKRELIMKGGVYPKEEYTQLISFIRQVNKFDQSKVVFVKN
- a CDS encoding DUF3857 domain-containing protein produces the protein MKSLFLTFAMSIYTMFAFAQFTPLKVEFGKVSLTDLKVKSYAIDTSAKAVTLYEKGETRFSYDDNLGLVYETEVFVRKHILKSSAYDLGVVQISYYQNTFTESERITDFEGNTFWMENGLIKKTSLTKKDIFEEKRGDKWFRKKATFPNVKEGCIIEYKYRKVTPLNTINNPRTWYFQGDIPKIYSEYEITIPSHLYYKITMGGYLRLAKTEKEEKRVNMGHTQLDCFGLNYKFTMTNAPAFKDESFISTDEDYLSKIEFELTSVSLPGQPFKNYSTTWSDIDRTMFLHENFGMKYKKANYLKDLVKKFEVIQDPNERLMKVYEYMSRQMDADENNGNLFVSDLKKVFENKKGKPNELNIMLVALLKELNYNATPVLLSTRDNGKIFQHIPLLDKLNYVVCKVELPDKSVVLDISDDHVKFGMLPYNCLNGDGFEINGNGGKFIVLTPAEKYRYFLSTDLIFDTEKGEISGKYELSHSGYSGYSHRNSLKSLGKEKYIENVKNGLTGYQVSNINLKDFDNPENIALVTCELKAEEGLNDEDFIYISPITFDQIKENPFKEENRLYPVDYGYPSEKMVKNTIHLPKGYKIESKPGNVALSNPDKSALFTFNSVYDQANNTYTVVSKLTLKNSSYSSAQYHDLKEFYNRIVQKHAEQLVLKKEQ